A stretch of DNA from Desulfosarcina ovata subsp. ovata:
GCTGGCCGAAGCAGCGGCCAGTGGCGCCGATGAGGCCATCGCCTACGACGCCCTGCAGGCCCGGGGCCTGGCCGACCAGTGGGGGCGGGTGCTGGATCGCCAGATGCGCTGGCGATCGGTCACATTCATCCTCACCATGACCGTGGGTGCCGCCGTCTACGATCCGGACCTGATGTCGCGGCTGTTTGCCGCCATCGGATGGCCGCATGCGTTTACCCAGTCCGAGACCCTGCGGCTGCCCCTCTACTTGACCTTGGGCCTGGCCCTTTTCACCCTGGCCGCGGTCCTGGGCCTGGACGAAATGTCGGGCGCTGCCGGTGGTGAGGGCACCCACCGGAACGATACCGGCGGATCGGCATTTGCCGCCTTCCGGCTGACCCTCGACTCCGGTCGCTGGATTCTCAAGACGCCTTTTGTTTTGGGGGTGATCCTTTTCGGTCTGCTTTTCGACGGCATCCTGCGCATGGTCATCACCCTGGCCAGCCAATACTACCGCATGGTTCAACTGCCCGAGTCCAGTTTCGGACTGCTGGGATCAATTATGTCCGTCACCGGCATATTCATCCCCCGCCTCTCCCTGTGGATCGCCGAGAACCGTTCCCCCGTCTTCTGCCTGTGGTCCACCGCAGCCACCGCCCTGGCGGGCCTTGGCGGCATGGCTTTTTTCTGGCCTTACGTGGGCCTGCTGCCGGCGCTGGTAGCCTTTTCGGCCCTCTACATGGTCGGCTTTTATGTGAGCTATTTTGTCAATCAACAGGCATCTTCGTCCCGTCGGGCCACGGTGCTCAGCTTCAAAGGGCTGGCCTACAACATCTCATACGGCCTGATCGGGGTATTTTACGCCGGGTTGCTGGAATTCAAGAAAAATGCCGCCGCCGGTGATATGGGCGGACAACTATTGGAGAATGCGGTGTTCAAGGAGACTTTTTTCTGGTTTCCGGCCGGACTGACCCTGGGGCTGATCATGCTGGTTTCGGCTACGGCGGTTTACCGGGGGAAACGTCACTAAGAGCCTGTTTGATAAATCCGTCTAAGGCCCGCTAACGGCGTTGGAAAGTGTCTCAAAATGCTCACATATTACCTATATGCTCCGCTTTCGAGCCACTTTTCGCCTTGTTATCGGGCCTGATCCAGACTTCTCAAACAGGCTCTAAAAGGATCGACTGTGGACCGTGCAACGGCAAAAGGCGTTTTTCTCATTCTGCTGGCAACGCTGTGTATCGTTCTGATGAACACCTGCGCCCGGGTGAGCAGTATCCACCACGGACCGGTGGAAATGGTGTTCTACCGCGGCGTGGTCGCGCTGTCGCTGCTGGTGCCTTACATGCTCGCCACTCACCCGGTGTCGGTGTTTAAAACCCGCCGGGTGGGGGCCCACCTGTACCGCTCCATTATCGGTAATATCGGGGTCGGCCTGGTGTTCTGGGCCTATACCCTCCTGCCCATGGCCAATGCCACGGCCCTGCTTTTCTCCGCCCCCCTGTTCGTCACTGCCCTGTCGCCGCTGCTGCTTCGTGAACACGTCGATGGGCAACGCTGGATGGCGGTGGCCCTGGGCTTCGGCGGGATTCTTTTGATTGCCAGGCCTTCCATGGGCCTTGTCACCGATCCGGCATCCATGGTGGGGCTGGGCGCCGCACTGTGTATCGCCCTGGTGGACATGGCCCTGCGCAACCTTGGCCGAACCGAACATCCCCTGACCACCGTGTTCTATTTTATTCTGGGCGGGGTGATTTTCTCGGCGCCCTACACCTTTACCGTTGGCAGCCTGCCCCAAGGGCACCTGATCCTGTGGCTCGCCGGTATCGGCCTTTTTACCGTTGTTCAGCAACTGGGCAAAACCGCTGCCTATCGTTTTGCCGAGGCCTCTTTTCTGGCACCATACAGCTATACGGCGATCCTTTGGGCTACCCTGATCGGCTGGCTGCTCTGGCGTGAGTGGGTTTCTGTACGCGTCGTTGCCGGCAGCGCGGTGGTCATCGCCAGCAACCTG
This window harbors:
- a CDS encoding MFS transporter yields the protein MNNVRRFIAFRVFFNCRFYYPVFTVLFIDFGLSVAQFSILNAVWAATIVLAEVPSGALADIVGRRRLLVFAAFSMLLEMAILCLAPRGNPSLLFVFFLVNRVLSGLAEAAASGADEAIAYDALQARGLADQWGRVLDRQMRWRSVTFILTMTVGAAVYDPDLMSRLFAAIGWPHAFTQSETLRLPLYLTLGLALFTLAAVLGLDEMSGAAGGEGTHRNDTGGSAFAAFRLTLDSGRWILKTPFVLGVILFGLLFDGILRMVITLASQYYRMVQLPESSFGLLGSIMSVTGIFIPRLSLWIAENRSPVFCLWSTAATALAGLGGMAFFWPYVGLLPALVAFSALYMVGFYVSYFVNQQASSSRRATVLSFKGLAYNISYGLIGVFYAGLLEFKKNAAAGDMGGQLLENAVFKETFFWFPAGLTLGLIMLVSATAVYRGKRH
- a CDS encoding DMT family transporter, producing MDRATAKGVFLILLATLCIVLMNTCARVSSIHHGPVEMVFYRGVVALSLLVPYMLATHPVSVFKTRRVGAHLYRSIIGNIGVGLVFWAYTLLPMANATALLFSAPLFVTALSPLLLREHVDGQRWMAVALGFGGILLIARPSMGLVTDPASMVGLGAALCIALVDMALRNLGRTEHPLTTVFYFILGGVIFSAPYTFTVGSLPQGHLILWLAGIGLFTVVQQLGKTAAYRFAEASFLAPYSYTAILWATLIGWLLWREWVSVRVVAGSAVVIASNLFILKRAR